A genome region from Flavobacterium sp. includes the following:
- a CDS encoding alpha-amylase family glycosyl hydrolase: protein MIKSKFIAVGLAGAMLFSGCKTKDLKMSEVKEENSKDHKIVVYQVFTRLFGNKNKTNKPWGTIEENGVGKFNDFTDKALHEIKDLGVNYIWYTGVPHHALVRDYTAYGISNDDPEVVKGRAGSPYAVKDYYNVNPDLAVNPANRLQEFEDLIVRTHIAGLKLIIDIVPNHIARKYEGKNNPEGVRDFGADDDVTVEYKRDNNFYYIPQQHFEIPDGDVPLNGEKNPLIDGKFDENPAKWTGNGSRKVKPDQNDWYETVKVNYGVRPDSSKDFPELPAGFDQKSYKEHFDFWQDKDVPDSWKKFKSIALYWTAKGVDGFRYDMAEMVPYEFWSYMNSAIKMKNPDAFLLAEVYNPNEYRNYIRLGKMDYLYDKVETYDKLKDIIRGKSSPDGLSDIQKGMADIEHHMLHFLDNHDEQRLASPEFAGTPERGKPLMVVSTTLSTAPTMVYFGQEVGEAGNENAGFGTHSRTSIFDYIGVPNHQKWMNEGKFDGGQLSDSEKALRDFYKRLLNFSIKSPALMGSFQEIQSVNRQNNTGYDELIYSYVRWSEKQKLIIVANFSSEKTSDFELKVPADVISKWNLKDGNYVLLDQLYLENKTYFTVKNGEGTARVKIKPSESFIYEVK, encoded by the coding sequence ATGATAAAAAGTAAATTTATTGCTGTGGGATTAGCCGGAGCAATGTTGTTTTCTGGCTGTAAAACAAAAGATTTAAAAATGAGTGAAGTAAAAGAAGAAAATTCGAAAGATCATAAAATTGTTGTTTATCAGGTTTTTACCAGATTGTTTGGAAATAAAAACAAAACCAACAAACCTTGGGGAACAATTGAAGAAAACGGAGTAGGGAAGTTTAATGATTTTACAGATAAAGCACTTCATGAAATAAAAGATTTGGGAGTAAACTATATTTGGTACACTGGTGTGCCTCATCATGCATTGGTACGCGATTATACAGCTTACGGAATCTCAAATGATGATCCTGAAGTTGTAAAAGGCCGAGCTGGATCTCCATACGCGGTAAAAGATTATTATAATGTAAATCCGGATCTGGCTGTAAATCCGGCAAACCGATTACAGGAATTTGAAGATTTGATTGTCCGCACTCATATAGCAGGTTTAAAGTTGATTATTGATATTGTGCCTAATCATATTGCCCGCAAATACGAAGGAAAAAACAATCCTGAAGGCGTAAGAGATTTTGGTGCCGATGATGATGTAACGGTTGAATACAAACGCGATAATAATTTCTATTATATCCCGCAGCAGCATTTTGAAATTCCAGATGGAGATGTTCCGTTAAATGGAGAAAAAAATCCGCTTATTGATGGAAAATTTGATGAAAACCCAGCAAAATGGACAGGAAATGGATCTCGTAAAGTAAAACCGGATCAAAATGATTGGTACGAAACTGTAAAAGTAAACTATGGTGTTCGTCCCGATAGTTCAAAAGATTTTCCTGAACTTCCTGCTGGATTTGACCAAAAGTCATATAAAGAACATTTTGATTTTTGGCAGGATAAAGATGTTCCTGATTCCTGGAAAAAGTTTAAATCTATTGCGCTTTACTGGACTGCAAAAGGGGTTGATGGTTTCCGTTACGATATGGCCGAAATGGTTCCGTACGAATTTTGGAGTTATATGAATTCGGCAATAAAAATGAAAAATCCAGATGCCTTTTTATTGGCAGAAGTTTATAATCCTAATGAATATCGAAACTATATCCGTTTAGGAAAAATGGATTATTTGTATGATAAAGTTGAAACGTATGATAAACTGAAAGATATTATTCGAGGAAAATCTTCTCCAGACGGATTATCTGATATTCAAAAAGGAATGGCTGATATTGAACATCATATGCTTCATTTTTTAGATAATCATGATGAACAACGTTTAGCTTCACCGGAATTTGCAGGAACGCCGGAAAGAGGAAAACCTTTAATGGTCGTTTCAACAACTTTGAGTACAGCGCCAACTATGGTTTATTTTGGACAGGAAGTAGGAGAGGCCGGAAATGAAAATGCAGGTTTTGGAACTCATTCAAGAACTTCTATTTTCGATTATATTGGTGTTCCAAATCATCAAAAATGGATGAACGAAGGCAAATTTGACGGCGGACAATTATCAGATTCAGAAAAAGCTTTGCGTGATTTTTACAAACGATTATTAAACTTCTCGATAAAAAGCCCTGCCTTAATGGGGAGTTTTCAGGAGATTCAGTCTGTAAATCGTCAAAATAATACAGGTTATGATGAATTAATCTATTCGTACGTTCGTTGGTCAGAAAAACAAAAGTTGATTATTGTGGCTAATTTTTCATCTGAAAAAACAAGTGATTTTGAATTAAAAGTTCCTGCTGATGTTATTTCAAAATGGAATTTAAAAGACGGAAATTATGTGCTTTTAGATCAATTATACTTAGAAAACAAAACCTATTTTACGGTAAAAAATGGAGAAGGAACTGCGAGAGTAAAAATTAAACCTTCTGAGTCGTTTATTTATGAAGTGAAATAA
- a CDS encoding superoxide dismutase: MKNNIVRFSILASFLLLFSCNDNNKLTEVVEVPLPTKEEKITIGSPNDVKADPGSFELTKLPFAYDGLSPALRSLTLETHYSKHYLSYTNNFNKEIVSTEFENMPIEDILKKMDLNNAKLRQNAGGYYNHTLYFNVLTPKEQTPKDTLAGSINKEFGSFNNLTNQFKGQAEKQFGSGWVWLVVDRYGKLQITTTEDQDNPLMKNALIPGTPILGIDLWEHAYYLDYQNRKGSYIDAFYQHVNWEKVNEYYVEALKKVKKV, from the coding sequence ATGAAGAATAACATTGTTCGCTTTAGCATTTTAGCTTCATTTTTACTCTTATTTTCTTGTAATGATAACAATAAGCTTACTGAAGTAGTAGAAGTTCCGCTGCCTACCAAAGAAGAAAAAATAACAATAGGATCTCCAAATGATGTAAAAGCAGACCCGGGTTCGTTTGAACTTACTAAACTGCCTTTTGCATACGACGGATTAAGTCCGGCTCTACGTTCTTTAACTTTAGAAACGCATTATTCTAAACATTATTTATCGTATACAAATAATTTTAATAAAGAGATTGTTTCTACTGAATTTGAAAATATGCCGATTGAGGATATTCTGAAAAAGATGGATTTAAATAATGCTAAGCTTCGTCAGAATGCCGGCGGATATTACAATCATACGCTTTATTTTAATGTTTTAACTCCAAAGGAACAGACTCCAAAAGATACACTTGCGGGCTCTATTAATAAAGAATTTGGATCATTTAACAATCTTACTAATCAGTTTAAAGGTCAGGCTGAAAAGCAATTTGGTTCTGGCTGGGTTTGGCTGGTTGTTGACCGATACGGAAAACTTCAAATTACAACAACTGAAGATCAGGATAATCCGTTAATGAAAAATGCTTTGATTCCCGGAACTCCAATTTTAGGTATTGATTTATGGGAACATGCTTATTATCTGGATTATCAAAACAGAAAAGGAAGTTATATTGACGCTTTTTATCAACATGTAAACTGGGAAAAAGTAAATGAATATTACGTCGAGGCTCTCAAAAAAGTCAAGAAGGTATAA
- a CDS encoding acyl-CoA-binding protein, whose amino-acid sequence MAEKDLDTRFNEAVETAMKMTQASLPQDVQLRLYAFYKQATFGTAVYNQSENFDLRNAFKTNAWMQISHLSTDEAKENYIEIINSLTSK is encoded by the coding sequence ATGGCAGAAAAAGATTTAGATACACGCTTCAACGAGGCTGTGGAAACTGCAATGAAAATGACTCAGGCCTCACTGCCGCAAGATGTGCAGCTAAGACTTTATGCATTTTATAAACAGGCCACTTTTGGCACTGCTGTATATAATCAGTCTGAGAATTTTGATTTGCGTAATGCTTTTAAAACAAATGCCTGGATGCAGATTAGCCATTTATCAACTGATGAAGCCAAAGAGAATTATATTGAAATCATTAATTCGCTAACATCAAAATAA
- a CDS encoding phosphatidylserine decarboxylase family protein, whose protein sequence is MFHKEGGPSILLGTVFAVAVLLIADKFIDISWLRILVQIFGVVILIIILQFFRNPKRIAVRDINHILAPVDGKVVVIEEVYEGEYFKDKRLQVSIFMSPINVHVTRYAMDGIIKFSKYHPGKFLVAWHPKASEENERTTVVIENDTFGAILYRQIAGALARRIVNYAQEGMQVVQGTDAGFIKFGSRVDLFLPLGTPINVELNQKAIGGKTIIATKA, encoded by the coding sequence ATGTTTCATAAAGAAGGAGGCCCGTCTATTTTATTAGGTACCGTTTTTGCGGTAGCAGTACTTTTAATTGCTGATAAATTCATTGATATTTCTTGGCTAAGAATACTGGTGCAGATTTTCGGCGTAGTAATTTTGATTATAATTTTACAATTTTTCAGAAACCCAAAAAGAATTGCTGTCAGAGACATCAATCACATTCTTGCTCCGGTTGATGGAAAAGTGGTAGTAATTGAAGAAGTTTACGAAGGTGAATATTTTAAAGACAAACGTTTACAGGTTTCTATTTTTATGTCGCCAATCAATGTTCACGTTACGCGTTATGCGATGGACGGAATTATAAAATTCAGTAAATATCATCCTGGAAAATTTTTGGTTGCATGGCACCCAAAAGCGAGTGAGGAAAACGAAAGAACTACAGTAGTAATCGAAAATGATACTTTTGGAGCAATTCTTTACAGACAAATCGCTGGTGCTTTGGCAAGAAGAATTGTAAATTATGCTCAGGAAGGAATGCAGGTTGTTCAGGGAACTGATGCCGGTTTTATTAAATTTGGATCGAGAGTAGATTTATTTTTACCTTTAGGTACACCTATTAATGTAGAGTTAAACCAAAAAGCAATTGGAGGAAAAACTATTATTGCTACAAAAGCGTAA
- a CDS encoding phosphatidate cytidylyltransferase: MNETLKRTISGAVYIALLLTSILFSTESFIILFGIFLIITIYEFSNIVNLNKTFSILFGTLLYTVTILISHYNIETTAYLNNTLNLNVSLETNIKQLDLVLLAITLVVSIKCIIFLFYDTVQKISTSSKYLYLLGYITLPFIFIVKISFGTNDYNPKIIIGLFVLIWTNDTFAYLVGKSMGKHKLFERVSPKKTIEGFLGGMVFAAFAGFLISKLYIQPNPAFSNKSILIWTIIALIVSIFGTIGDLIESKFKRIAGVKDSGSIMPGHGGILDRLDSVIFVAPIIFLFYQILYYVS, translated from the coding sequence ATGAACGAAACGCTTAAAAGAACCATTTCTGGTGCTGTTTATATTGCTCTGCTCCTTACTTCAATCCTGTTTTCTACTGAAAGCTTTATCATTCTTTTTGGTATTTTTTTAATTATTACCATTTATGAATTTTCTAATATTGTTAACCTAAATAAAACATTCTCGATTTTATTTGGAACTTTACTTTATACAGTAACAATACTTATTAGTCATTACAATATAGAAACTACGGCTTATTTAAATAATACTTTAAATTTAAATGTAAGTTTAGAAACCAATATAAAACAATTAGATCTTGTGCTTTTGGCCATAACTCTTGTTGTATCGATTAAGTGTATCATCTTTTTGTTTTATGACACTGTTCAAAAAATAAGCACATCCTCAAAATATTTATATCTGTTAGGATACATTACATTGCCTTTTATTTTTATCGTAAAGATTTCCTTTGGAACAAATGATTATAATCCAAAGATCATAATAGGCTTATTTGTATTAATCTGGACAAATGACACTTTTGCTTATTTGGTAGGGAAATCAATGGGAAAACATAAATTATTTGAACGTGTTTCTCCTAAAAAAACCATTGAAGGCTTTTTAGGCGGAATGGTTTTCGCAGCTTTTGCAGGTTTTTTAATTTCAAAATTGTACATACAGCCAAATCCGGCTTTTAGCAATAAATCTATTCTTATATGGACTATTATTGCTTTAATCGTAAGCATTTTTGGAACAATCGGTGATTTAATCGAATCAAAATTTAAAAGAATTGCAGGTGTTAAAGACAGCGGTTCGATTATGCCGGGACACGGAGGTATCTTAGATCGACTAGATAGTGTTATATTTGTAGCACCAATTATATTTTTATTTTATCAAATTTTATATTATGTTTCATAA
- a CDS encoding lactate utilization protein B/C produces the protein MNFFKKIFGSGESSSDEEHESEYAGTAPANSHLSLDEQFIFNFKKNGGKFLYCENKAEVAEQFENILEENDWFEKEVLCYEPALFHLLEENKLFYIAPSNPKFLLASCENLIAEEGSILFSSKQIRQNKPNDLPANIVILATTSQILPMKSDGLSAIKRKYERDYPTNITTIKYFEKAKEEDFTQYGSVAKNLYLLLLEDL, from the coding sequence ATGAATTTTTTCAAAAAAATATTTGGTTCCGGTGAGTCCTCTTCTGACGAAGAACACGAAAGTGAATACGCAGGAACAGCACCCGCAAACAGTCATTTATCATTAGATGAGCAATTCATTTTTAATTTTAAGAAAAATGGCGGTAAGTTTTTGTATTGCGAAAACAAAGCTGAAGTTGCTGAACAATTTGAAAATATTTTAGAAGAAAACGATTGGTTTGAAAAGGAAGTTTTATGTTATGAACCTGCTCTTTTTCATTTATTAGAAGAAAACAAACTATTTTATATTGCTCCTTCTAATCCAAAATTTTTATTAGCAAGCTGCGAAAACTTAATTGCAGAAGAAGGTTCTATTTTGTTTTCATCAAAACAAATTAGACAAAACAAACCAAACGATTTACCGGCAAATATTGTAATTCTTGCCACAACAAGTCAAATTCTCCCAATGAAAAGCGATGGTTTAAGTGCCATAAAACGCAAATACGAAAGAGATTATCCGACTAATATTACCACAATAAAATATTTCGAAAAAGCAAAAGAAGAAGATTTTACTCAATACGGAAGTGTTGCAAAGAACCTGTACTTATTGCTGCTAGAAGATCTTTAA
- the ftsH gene encoding ATP-dependent zinc metalloprotease FtsH, whose product MAKDNNPNPSKFKISPWLIYTAILLVFLFISFATGGSNLSEPAQLTSSKFNTLLEKGQIEKVIVYNKAEAEVYLTTAALKDPANEKVSKDIFKNPNKGPHYTLEIGNDQIFQTKLEKAVSEGKLKDFNFIQKNNWSDILISLLPIIIIIGVWIFIMRKMSGGAGGGGGQIFNIGKSKAKLFDEKTDIKTTFKDVAGLEGAKEEIQEIVEFLKNPEKYTNLGGKIPKGALLVGPPGTGKTLLAKAVAGEAQVPFFSLSGSDFVEMFVGVGASRVRDLFKQAKEKSPAIIFIDEIDAVGRARGKSNMSGGNDERENTLNQLLTEMDGFGTNSNVIVLAATNRADVLDKALMRAGRFDRQIFVDLPDIRERAEIFKVHLAPIKKVEGLDLDFLAKQTPGFSGADIANVCNEAALIAARNNKAAVDRQDFLDAVDRIIGGLEKKNKIITPEEKRAIAIHEAGHATVSWMLEHAAPLIKVTIVPRGQSLGAAWYLPEERQIVRTDQMLDEMCATMGGRAAEKVTFDRISTGALSDLEKVTRQARAMVTIYGLNDKIGNVTYYDSSGQSEYNFSKPYSDETAKIIDAEISELIEGQYQRAIQILEENKDKLNQLADILIEKEVIFKDDLEAIFGKRTFDKNLEEVVS is encoded by the coding sequence ATGGCTAAAGATAATAATCCAAATCCGAGTAAATTTAAAATAAGTCCCTGGTTAATCTATACCGCAATACTTTTGGTTTTTTTATTTATAAGTTTTGCAACCGGTGGATCAAACTTAAGCGAACCTGCTCAATTAACTTCTTCTAAATTCAACACATTATTAGAAAAAGGACAAATTGAAAAAGTTATCGTTTATAATAAAGCCGAAGCTGAAGTATACTTAACTACTGCAGCATTAAAAGATCCGGCTAACGAAAAAGTTTCTAAAGATATTTTTAAAAACCCTAACAAAGGACCACATTATACTTTAGAAATTGGTAACGACCAGATTTTTCAAACTAAACTTGAAAAAGCAGTAAGCGAAGGCAAACTGAAAGACTTCAATTTCATCCAAAAAAACAATTGGAGCGACATCCTAATCAGCTTACTTCCTATTATCATCATTATTGGTGTATGGATTTTCATTATGCGTAAAATGTCAGGCGGCGCTGGTGGCGGAGGCGGACAAATTTTCAATATTGGAAAATCAAAAGCGAAACTTTTTGATGAAAAAACAGATATCAAAACTACATTTAAAGATGTAGCAGGTTTAGAAGGTGCAAAAGAAGAAATTCAGGAAATTGTAGAATTCCTTAAAAACCCTGAAAAATACACTAATCTTGGAGGTAAAATTCCAAAAGGAGCTTTACTTGTAGGACCTCCGGGAACTGGTAAAACATTATTAGCAAAAGCTGTTGCCGGTGAAGCACAAGTGCCATTCTTCTCTCTTTCAGGTTCTGATTTCGTAGAGATGTTCGTGGGAGTTGGAGCATCACGTGTACGTGACTTATTCAAACAAGCTAAAGAAAAATCTCCTGCAATTATTTTCATCGACGAGATCGACGCTGTTGGTAGAGCAAGAGGAAAAAGCAATATGTCTGGCGGAAACGACGAAAGAGAAAATACTTTAAACCAGTTATTGACTGAAATGGACGGTTTTGGTACAAACTCTAACGTAATTGTTTTAGCTGCAACTAACAGAGCTGACGTTCTTGACAAAGCTTTAATGCGTGCCGGACGTTTTGACAGACAAATTTTTGTTGACTTACCAGACATTCGCGAAAGAGCCGAAATCTTCAAAGTACACTTAGCTCCTATTAAAAAAGTTGAAGGTCTTGATTTAGATTTCTTAGCAAAACAAACTCCGGGATTCTCTGGTGCTGATATTGCAAATGTTTGTAATGAGGCTGCTCTTATTGCTGCTCGTAATAACAAAGCTGCTGTTGACAGACAAGATTTCCTTGACGCAGTTGACAGAATTATTGGTGGTCTTGAAAAGAAAAACAAAATTATAACTCCAGAAGAGAAAAGAGCTATTGCAATTCACGAAGCGGGTCACGCTACTGTAAGCTGGATGCTTGAACATGCTGCGCCGCTTATTAAAGTAACAATTGTTCCTCGCGGACAAAGTTTAGGAGCTGCATGGTACTTACCAGAAGAAAGACAAATCGTAAGAACAGATCAAATGTTAGACGAAATGTGTGCTACTATGGGAGGAAGAGCGGCTGAAAAAGTAACTTTTGACAGAATTTCGACTGGTGCATTAAGCGATTTAGAAAAAGTAACTCGTCAGGCTCGTGCTATGGTTACGATTTATGGATTAAATGATAAAATTGGAAACGTTACTTATTATGATTCATCAGGACAAAGCGAATACAATTTCTCAAAACCATATTCTGATGAAACTGCAAAAATTATTGACGCTGAAATTTCAGAATTAATTGAAGGTCAATACCAAAGAGCAATTCAAATTCTTGAAGAAAACAAAGACAAGCTAAATCAGCTTGCTGATATACTGATTGAAAAAGAAGTAATCTTTAAAGATGACTTAGAAGCTATTTTCGGAAAACGTACTTTTGATAAAAATTTAGAAGAAGTGGTTTCGTAA
- the rsfS gene encoding ribosome silencing factor: protein MAKKTINNDVLLANIIKGIEEVKGNDIDILDLRDIDTAVCDYFVICNGSSNTQVNAIVNSIQKTVSKDLKDKPWHVEGTDNAEWVLMDYVHIVVHVFQKHIREYYNIESLWGDAKITTIENKY, encoded by the coding sequence ATGGCGAAAAAGACTATTAATAATGATGTTCTACTGGCGAACATAATCAAAGGGATTGAAGAAGTAAAAGGAAATGATATCGATATTCTTGACTTAAGAGATATAGATACAGCAGTTTGTGACTATTTTGTTATCTGCAACGGAAGTTCTAATACCCAAGTTAACGCCATCGTAAACTCAATTCAAAAAACAGTATCTAAAGACTTAAAAGACAAACCTTGGCACGTAGAAGGAACCGATAATGCAGAATGGGTTCTTATGGATTATGTGCATATTGTGGTACATGTTTTCCAAAAACACATTCGCGAATATTACAATATCGAGAGCCTTTGGGGTGACGCCAAAATAACTACAATCGAAAACAAATACTAA
- a CDS encoding biotin--[acetyl-CoA-carboxylase] ligase produces MKLIKLDAIDSTNDFLKSLSGQDEQENFTVVTAENQTKGKGQMGAKWQSEKGKNLIMSVLVKDFLFDNEQVFNLSIVVSLSVLEVLKTLNIPDLCIKWPNDIMSYNKKIGGILIENTLKSDGRIVSVVGIGLNVNQTNFEELPRGSSLAVIAGKSFDKEALVISITEKMKEKIELWKSSSAIFWKDYFNSLFRKGIPTPFKNLDDKNFMGIIQGVSSVGKLQVLLEDDSVSEFEIKEIQMLY; encoded by the coding sequence ATGAAACTAATCAAACTCGATGCCATAGATTCTACAAATGATTTCCTTAAATCATTATCTGGTCAGGATGAACAGGAGAATTTTACGGTGGTAACGGCTGAAAATCAGACAAAAGGCAAAGGGCAAATGGGAGCGAAGTGGCAGTCTGAGAAAGGTAAAAACTTAATTATGAGTGTTTTGGTAAAGGATTTTCTGTTTGATAACGAACAGGTTTTTAACCTCAGCATTGTAGTTTCTTTGTCGGTTTTAGAAGTTTTAAAAACTTTAAATATCCCTGATTTATGCATAAAATGGCCAAACGACATAATGTCATACAATAAGAAAATTGGTGGCATACTCATCGAAAACACACTAAAAAGCGATGGCAGAATCGTGTCAGTCGTTGGAATTGGTTTAAATGTTAACCAAACTAATTTTGAAGAACTGCCACGCGGGTCTTCTCTGGCGGTTATTGCCGGAAAATCTTTTGATAAGGAAGCTTTAGTAATTTCTATTACTGAAAAAATGAAAGAAAAAATCGAATTATGGAAATCATCTTCTGCCATTTTTTGGAAAGATTACTTTAATTCATTGTTTCGAAAAGGTATTCCTACGCCATTTAAAAACCTTGATGATAAAAACTTTATGGGAATCATTCAGGGCGTTTCGTCAGTTGGAAAACTTCAGGTTTTATTAGAAGATGACTCGGTTTCAGAATTTGAGATAAAAGAGATTCAGATGCTTTACTAA
- a CDS encoding SRPBCC family protein yields MNLESPKVTVQKSAQDLFDQLTDVKNFEKLMPDNIAKFEVTGEDAFIFGLKGMPEIKLKMKDKVAPNKIVLGAASDKLPFTLTSNIDSISDSESAVQLFFEGEFNAMMAMMVKGPISKFIETLANNMHKL; encoded by the coding sequence ATGAACTTAGAAAGTCCAAAAGTTACTGTTCAGAAATCAGCTCAGGATTTATTCGATCAACTGACTGATGTTAAGAATTTTGAAAAACTAATGCCGGATAACATTGCTAAATTTGAAGTAACTGGTGAAGATGCTTTTATTTTTGGATTGAAAGGTATGCCGGAAATCAAATTAAAAATGAAAGATAAAGTGGCTCCAAACAAAATTGTTTTAGGCGCTGCAAGTGATAAACTTCCGTTTACTTTAACTTCAAACATAGACAGCATTTCAGATTCAGAAAGTGCAGTTCAATTATTCTTCGAAGGCGAATTCAATGCCATGATGGCAATGATGGTTAAAGGTCCGATCAGTAAGTTTATTGAAACTTTAGCAAACAATATGCACAAGCTTTAA
- the pyrE gene encoding orotate phosphoribosyltransferase, with product MIFNKDTAEKTAELLLQINAIKLNPENPFTWASGWKSPIYCDNRLILSFPSIRNYVRDEFAKNIEKQFGKPDVIAGVATGAIGVGILVAESLGLPFVYVRPEPKKHGRQNQVEGFLQKGQNVVVVEDLISTGKSSLMAVEALRNEGANIKGMAAVFTYGFSVAIENFKEANVDLFTLSNYENLLDLAVQKQYITEDQQSTLQEWSVSPSTWGQE from the coding sequence ATGATTTTTAATAAAGATACTGCCGAAAAAACAGCCGAATTGCTTTTGCAAATAAATGCAATTAAATTGAATCCAGAAAATCCTTTTACATGGGCTTCTGGATGGAAATCTCCTATTTATTGCGATAATAGGTTAATTCTTTCATTTCCAAGCATCCGAAACTACGTTCGCGATGAATTTGCGAAAAACATTGAAAAACAATTTGGAAAACCTGATGTTATTGCTGGTGTTGCTACTGGAGCCATTGGAGTTGGAATTCTTGTTGCCGAAAGTCTTGGACTTCCGTTTGTATACGTGCGTCCGGAACCTAAAAAGCACGGAAGACAAAACCAGGTTGAAGGTTTTTTACAAAAAGGACAAAATGTTGTGGTTGTTGAAGATTTAATCAGTACCGGAAAAAGCAGCTTGATGGCTGTTGAAGCTTTAAGAAATGAAGGTGCTAATATTAAAGGAATGGCTGCTGTGTTTACTTATGGTTTTAGCGTTGCCATAGAAAACTTTAAAGAAGCAAATGTTGATTTGTTTACTTTGAGTAACTACGAAAACCTATTAGATTTAGCTGTTCAAAAACAATACATTACAGAAGACCAGCAATCAACCCTGCAAGAATGGAGCGTTAGCCCATCAACCTGGGGGCAGGAGTAG
- a CDS encoding NUDIX domain-containing protein → MYKVFVNDKPLFLTNEISRETDFQLFLLESIDIEQLIIKIFQNKIQKAILYHPDESEIMKTLKAKIPVNKAGGGFVYNKKGEVLFIFRNGKWDLPKGGIEKGEDIEATAMREVEEETGVNKLRVINKLQKTYHIFKRNGKYKLKITHWFEMQSDFEGTPHGQIEEGIEKVAWLNKEQIKEALKNSYENIKLLFQEEKNPVFKITNSKN, encoded by the coding sequence ATGTATAAAGTTTTTGTAAACGACAAACCACTTTTTTTGACAAATGAAATCTCGAGAGAAACAGATTTTCAATTGTTCTTGTTGGAAAGTATTGATATCGAACAGCTTATTATAAAAATTTTTCAAAATAAAATTCAAAAAGCCATTTTATATCATCCTGACGAAAGTGAGATAATGAAAACACTTAAAGCTAAAATTCCCGTAAATAAAGCGGGCGGAGGCTTTGTGTATAATAAGAAAGGTGAGGTTCTGTTTATTTTTAGAAACGGAAAATGGGATTTGCCAAAAGGCGGAATCGAGAAGGGAGAAGACATTGAAGCAACAGCAATGCGCGAGGTTGAAGAAGAAACTGGCGTAAACAAACTACGCGTTATAAACAAACTTCAAAAGACCTATCATATCTTTAAACGTAACGGAAAATACAAACTTAAAATCACGCATTGGTTCGAAATGCAGTCTGATTTTGAAGGAACTCCGCACGGTCAAATCGAAGAAGGAATTGAAAAAGTGGCCTGGCTGAACAAAGAACAAATTAAAGAAGCGCTTAAAAACTCTTATGAGAATATTAAGTTGCTGTTTCAGGAAGAGAAAAACCCAGTATTTAAGATTACAAATTCTAAGAATTAA